The Clostridium aceticum genomic interval CACAAAACCACCTTCTTTAAACTTTGACCTTCTTTGACTTTAATTTTATATAATATGAAAATATTTGTCAACTACTATTTATTAAAATAATTCCACAAAAACAGAGAAATTAATCAAAAACTTTTTCTTTCCCTCTGATTTTACAAAAAAAAAAGCATATGCTATGCATATGCTTTAAAGAAAAAGTTTATACTTTTGCTGCTTTAGCAGCTTCCACTACCTTTTCACTAATCATTTGAGGTGCTTCTTCATATCTCACAAACTCCATTGTAAAGACACCTCTAGCTTGGGTCATAGATCGAAGATCAATGGCATACTTAAACATTTCTGATTGAGGTACTTCTGCCGCTACCATTTGCATTCCTTTTGGTTGTGGTTCCATACCTATAATTCTACCACGCCGTTTATTTAAGTCCCCCATAATATCTCCCATATACTCCTCTGGAACAATAACGTTGACTTTTACAATTGGCTCTAATAACACTGGTTTAGCAGTTTCTATTCCCTTTTTAAAGGCTAAGGAGGCAGCAATCTTAAAAGCCATCTCTGATGAATCTACATCATGATAAGAACCATCATAAAGCGTCGCCTTGATATTTACTACGGGATAACCTGCTAAAGCACCAGATTCTAAACACTCTCTTAAACCTTTTTCCACCGCTGGTATATAAGACTTTGGTACAGAACCTCCAAAGATTTCTTCATTAAATTCAAACCCTTCCACAGCAGGTTCAAATCTTATCTTAACATCTCCATACTGTCCATGTCCTCCAGACTGTTTTTTGTGTTTTCCTTGTACGTCAGATTTACCTTTAATTGTTTCTCTATATGGAACGATAGGATCACTTAGTTCTACTTCAACACCAAATTTATTTTTTAGCTTACTAGTGATTACTTTGATGTGAAGTTCACCATGACCTCGAATTAACGTCTGTTTTGTCTCTACATTTCGTTCAAAGCTGAAGGATGGATCTTCCTCCGCTAGACGCTGTAGGCCAGAACTTATTTTTTCCTCATCCCCTCTAGCCTTAGGCTCTACTGCAAGATATAATTGGGGTTGATCAAATTCTATACCACTATAAATAATAGGGTCACTCACACTGCATAGCGTATCTCCAGTATTGGTATGCTGCAGCTTAGCTACTGCTGCTATATCTCCAGCCTTTACTTCCGATATGTCTATTTGGTTTTTACCTCTTAATAAAAACAGGTTTCCGATTTTTTCTTTTTCATCTTTGTTGGCATTTACAACTTCCATGTCTGCCTTTAGACTACCTGATATCACTTTAAATATTGAAATTTTACCCATATATGGATCTGCAATGGTCTTGAATACTTGAGCAGAAAAAGGCTGATTTTCCTCTAAAGACCGTTCTACTACCTCATCCTTATGAGGATGTTTTCCTTGTTTCGGTGGCATATCCATAGGAGATGGGGAATAATCATTGATCATGTTCAGTAAGCTGTGAATTCCTATGTTTTTAGCAGTAGCACCACACAATACAGGTACAATCTCACCACTAAGAATTCCTTTACGCAATCCATTTTGGATTTCTTCTTGGGTAAATTCTTCTCCTGCAAAATACTTTTCTAATAACATTTCATCTGTTTCTGCAACCGATTCCATCAGCATTTCTCTAATTTCTGCTACCTGCTGCATTTTATCTTCTGGAATAGGCTTTTCTGTACAAGTTTTACCATCATACTCTTTAGCAATCATTTTTACAACATTAATATTTCCAATAAAACTTTCTTTTTCGCCTAGAGGGATTTGAAAAGGTGCTACTTTTTTACCAAATTTTTCTCTTAATTCATTCAACACTTTATCAAAATCAGCATTTTCTCTATCCATTTTGTTTACAAACATAAATGTTGGTTTTTTCTTATCTTCGGCATAGTCCCATGCCTTTTCAGTTCCTACTTCAATACCACTAGTAGCATCGACTAATATGATCAATCCGCCCGCTACTTTAATAGAACTCTGCACTTCACCAACAAAGTCAAAATAACCAGGAGTATCTATAAAGTTAATCTTGTGCCCTTCCCACTCCATGGGAATAACAGAAGTATTAATAGATATTTTTCTCGCTATTTCCTCTTTATCAAAGTCTGAAACCGTATTCCCGTCTTCCACTCTACCAATTCGATTGATAAGTTTAGCCGTGTATAATGCTGATTCTGTTAGTGTGGTCTTGCCACATCCTCCGTGTCCTAATAATGCGATATTTCTTATTTTGCCAGCTTCGTATATTTTCATATATTTTCCCCCTCGCATGATATCGTTTGAATTATTAGATTAAATTAAATATTCGATACTTTTTGTAAAACTCCTTTATTTATTTTTGTTTTTTAAAAATATTTTGTATAAGTTAATTATTCCAAATATTCTAATATTTATTACTTGTTTTTTTCTTTTTTACACAAAACCAGTAACTTTCTTGAGCTGTATGACACGACACTTGAACTTTAATATATTAAAGACTATATATGCAGCCTATAGTTTTAAGCAAAATCACAGACCGTATCTATCAAAATTCTTAGTCACACATCTATAAGATATGTTGTCATTATAAAAATTATCAATAAAAGTTTTTATAATGTTTCTAAGTAAGAAAAAAGCAGAGATATCATCTCCGCTCTTTTCTTAGCTTAACCACGCTTATATAAATTACATAATCGTTAACTTAATACAATCATTCCCAAATTTCCGTCGAGCTGTCATCCTGAGCATCGCGAAGGATCTTGGAATATGAAGCATTTTGCTAATTCTAAGATCCTTCGCGATGCTCAGGATGACAAATTGTGGTTTAGGTTAACGTTAATGATATAAACTACATAGTATGTATTACACAAAGAAAATCATTTACTTCCTTCAAAATAATTTGTAAAGGAGTTAAGACACATGTATCAGTATTATTCCAACTATAATCCTATTTACCAACATCCTCATACTAACTCATTGGCAGT includes:
- the fusA gene encoding elongation factor G, which encodes MKIYEAGKIRNIALLGHGGCGKTTLTESALYTAKLINRIGRVEDGNTVSDFDKEEIARKISINTSVIPMEWEGHKINFIDTPGYFDFVGEVQSSIKVAGGLIILVDATSGIEVGTEKAWDYAEDKKKPTFMFVNKMDRENADFDKVLNELREKFGKKVAPFQIPLGEKESFIGNINVVKMIAKEYDGKTCTEKPIPEDKMQQVAEIREMLMESVAETDEMLLEKYFAGEEFTQEEIQNGLRKGILSGEIVPVLCGATAKNIGIHSLLNMINDYSPSPMDMPPKQGKHPHKDEVVERSLEENQPFSAQVFKTIADPYMGKISIFKVISGSLKADMEVVNANKDEKEKIGNLFLLRGKNQIDISEVKAGDIAAVAKLQHTNTGDTLCSVSDPIIYSGIEFDQPQLYLAVEPKARGDEEKISSGLQRLAEEDPSFSFERNVETKQTLIRGHGELHIKVITSKLKNKFGVEVELSDPIVPYRETIKGKSDVQGKHKKQSGGHGQYGDVKIRFEPAVEGFEFNEEIFGGSVPKSYIPAVEKGLRECLESGALAGYPVVNIKATLYDGSYHDVDSSEMAFKIAASLAFKKGIETAKPVLLEPIVKVNVIVPEEYMGDIMGDLNKRRGRIIGMEPQPKGMQMVAAEVPQSEMFKYAIDLRSMTQARGVFTMEFVRYEEAPQMISEKVVEAAKAAKV